A single window of Chitinophaga sp. XS-30 DNA harbors:
- a CDS encoding SRPBCC family protein: MQQAMFVILGALAVLVLGTFILSLFLPSRVRIERSLFIQAPVTRIFMLVNALRNWPQWSPWHGKDPQMKVEFSEKDAGKGAWYRWKSRRRKVGKGSLVITESRVNEYIANDMYLMQQHSSKSYFRFEQAADGTRVTWCLETEVGRNPMRRLMRRKMHKWVGSDFERGLHNLKRVCEKFRGNTQEHFTAGA, from the coding sequence ATGCAACAAGCCATGTTCGTTATTTTAGGGGCTTTGGCAGTGTTGGTGCTGGGTACGTTTATCCTTTCACTCTTTCTGCCATCCCGTGTTCGTATTGAGCGCAGCCTTTTCATACAGGCGCCTGTCACCCGGATCTTTATGCTGGTGAATGCGTTGCGCAACTGGCCTCAATGGTCGCCCTGGCACGGAAAAGATCCGCAAATGAAGGTAGAGTTCTCCGAAAAGGACGCCGGAAAAGGCGCCTGGTACCGCTGGAAAAGCCGTCGCCGCAAGGTGGGGAAGGGCAGTCTGGTGATCACGGAATCCAGGGTCAATGAATATATTGCCAATGATATGTATCTGATGCAGCAGCATAGCTCAAAAAGCTATTTCCGCTTTGAGCAGGCGGCGGATGGCACCCGGGTCACCTGGTGCCTGGAAACGGAAGTAGGGCGTAATCCCATGCGCAGGCTGATGCGCAGAAAAATGCATAAATGGGTAGGGAGCGATTTCGAAAGAGGGTTGCACAATCTGAAAAGGGTCTGCGAAAAGTTCAGGGGAAACACGCAGGAACATTTTACCGCGGGAGCATAG